The Neurospora crassa OR74A linkage group V, whole genome shotgun sequence sequence ATCCACTCCGCTTGCACACGACGTGCGCCCTCGATGATGTCGCCGATGAAGACCTTGGCTACCGCGCGCATGCCAATAACCACGTTTTCGGTAACGGACTGGGAGATGGTTGCGTTGATCAACTGTCACCGTCAAGTCAGCGATGAAAATCCCAAGCATAGCAGATCAGGAACAACGACGAACATACCCTCCTAACACCAGCTTTACTCAAGTTCGCCGCCCTCCAGTTCTCAAAACGATCAAACTGATCCGGGGAAAAGGCATTAATCAGCATTCCCCTCTGCCtatgctcctcctccttctgttCCTTCGTCAACGTATCCGCCGTAGCCGCCACCTCCGTCGggccctcatcatcatcctgaTCTTCTTGCTGTCCACCTTGGTCCTTCCCGCCCGCAGCACTCTTAGCCCCTCTACCAACCGTCGACCCACCAACCTCACTAGGCGGCGCCGTTCCCGGCTTACCACCAGCcccagcaccaacaacactaGGTGTCTGCTCCCTCGCCTTCTCCGCCTTGCTCTTACGGCCACGCTTCTTCTTAGGCGGACCGGCGGGCACGGTGGGAGCGGCACTGGCGGCTGCGCTGACCACGCTTTGGGCTGTGCCGCTGACGTAGGACATGGCGTCTATGTCGACGGACGGGGAGCGGGCGCCGCCAGGGGCTTCGTCGGGCGGGAAGGAGGTTTGTCGGAGTGGGTGGGCGGAGCCAACGGACATGACGGAACCCTTACGGCGCTTCATGTTGGGCGAGGGGCCAGAGCCGTCGGCGGCGCGTTTCTTAGACAGAGACGAAGTGGTGAGGGATGGGAGGTGTGGTGGGGAGCGAGCACCACCGGGGAAGGAGTAGCTGTTGTGCGGTGGTGAGGCCATGGTGACGGCTTGCTGGGGATGTGATCGTGGGGTGTTGAGGTAGTGAGTGGGTGTTTGCGGATGACGCGGGGCGAGCTAGAATGATGGGTTGGCTGAGCTCGGTGATGGAGCGGAGACCGCTCTGTGACGAATTGATTGTTTGGTGTTGATACGCAAGCGAGGTCGTCAAAACTAGCATTCGGCAGTGGGTAAGGTTTGGTTCGTTGACGACGGAGCGGCCCGTACTTGGTTGTTGGCGGCGAGCTGATGGCGAGTTTGGTTGTTTGTCGAAATGTTGAACAGGAACTTGAAGTTCTTTGTCGCGGTTGACATGCGGTGCTGCGCGGTACGTTACACGTAATTACTGCAATTGCGACCCGTGGTCACGTAGAGTGGGGCATCTGCGTGACCAGCAACGGGCAGCCCGCACCCCCCAGAGCCCAGCTGTCTGAACGTTTCCCTTACCTGTCAATTCTGCAGAAGCTGAGACATCAATACAGCCATGACTTTCACCTGTAGCCTTGAGCCGCTTTGGGTTCGTATTCGCTGTTTTCAACTTTATGCGTGAAACCGTCCTTTGTATAAAGGGAGTCTTTGCCGGACTCAGGAGCGGAGTGTGCAAAATCTAGTAGCACCTAGACATACAGCTTTAATCCTCCAGATTACAGTATCTGACGATTCTAGTGTACTGTACTCTTTGACAAGCCAGTGTCGTGGTAATAAGGTCTTGATCAGGACCCAACTACAGTCTTGCTCGAGACCTCGGCTCAACTTGCTTGGGCGTTTCAAAATCCAATCAATCGGTTTCGATCCATAACCAGACCGTAAATCACCTCTTTGAAAACTCCATGTCCGATATTCATCATATCCATGTGAGGGTTGGGACAATTCGGGATAGATCAGGTCTCGTCAAGTATACCAGGAAGTACCAAGCTAGTGTACATAAGAAACAACACACACAAGTCATCGGCCCGGCCCCGTTGGAAGACACTCTGTGGAACCCTCGGCCGAACCTTAAAAAGGACCCTTTTTTGGGTGTCTTCTTTCCTTGGCAACCGTTGACCCCATCAAGCTTATTTTTCTGCACAATGGAAGTCAGACCATGAATGCACGATGCAGTCGCAGTTCCGCTGGCAGCACCAAGGTCAAAGTGGCCAAAACTCCAAAAGTGAAACAAAACCGAATCGATTCCACACAGAATTGAACCCCGAACAAGCCCGCCCCATTTCGTCCCCAGAATCAGTCCAGAACGCAGGCTTTGCCCTTGCAGAAAAGTTGACGTCAAcggcgataagataagacTAACAGGCCTGGTTGGGTCTAGCGCGTCTAGATTCCCCAAAACTGTTGGTTTGCCCTCCTGCAATCGGCGCTCAAAATTTCCACTCCTCCGCCTGCCTAGACCAAGTCCCCGGTTTTATTTTCCCCTTCACTTCCCTGGACCGACGAAACATTGGGGTTGCCGCACAAGAGTCAGTCAGGACTTTGCTTGACCACTCACCCACCCATTCATAGCTGTTCGGAATTCATTGCAagagtcagtcagtcacccGACTCTCTCGCAATTGATCTTCTGGTCTTTTCTTCGTTTCTTCCCTCTACTACGCAGCCAATTCCTACCGAAACATCATTTTATACCACCCTATTCTTACCACCCATCACCTCCCACGTACTACTtacacatacatacacaaTGGCTCAAGAGACGACGCGCGACGGCTCCGACAGCCCCTCGGGCTCCGTCAGTCCCCCCATCGCCAacggcaccaacaacaagaaggacaagaagagcaGCAAGAAGCGCGCCCACTCCAGCGGCGAGAGGCGATCCAGCGTCAGCAAGCCCGCCCGCGACCCCTCGGACAAGCCCGAAGAGTCGccctccaagaagaagaagagaaagaccacctcctccaccgccgccgccgccgtccccTCCACCATCACCGAAGAAGTCTCCCCATCCACCTCCGTGACCCGCTCTCCTTCGCCCGTCATCGACTTTGACGGCCTAAGTCGCCCTTCGCGTGGCACCCGCGAGCGTCTGGAGGAAACCGAAGCCCAAAAGCAGGAGCGCCTCGACAAGATGAAGGGCGCCGTCCGGACCCTGCTCGAATGCATCGGCGAGGACCCGGACCGCGAAGGTCTCCTCGCCACGCCCGAGCGCTACGCCAAGGCCATGCTCTTCCTGACCAAGGGCTACCAGGAGAATGTGCGCGACATTGTCAACGGGGCCATCTTCCAGGAGGGCCACAACGAGATGGTGATTGTCAAGGACATTGAGGTCTTTTCCATGTGCGAGCACCACCTGGTTCCCTTCACGGGCAAGATGCATATCGGGTACATCCCCAGCAACGCGGTGATTGGCATTAGCAAGCTGCCGCGGATTGCGGAGCTGTTTGCGCGCCGGCTGCAGATCCAGGAGCGGTTGACCAAGGAGGTGGCGAATGCCATTATGGAAATCCTCAAGCCGCAGGGTGTCGCGGTCGTCATGGAGAGCAGCCATTTGTGCATGGTCATGAGAGGCGTTCAGAAGACCACGAGCAGTACCATTACCAGCTGTGTGTTGGGGTGCTTTGAGTCGAGGGAGAAGACGAGGCTCGAGTTCTTGAGCTTGATTGGCGTCAACCGCTAAACGTGCTTTCCTAACGAGCAGGTCGTGCTTCCATCGGACATAACCCTTTAGTCGAGCGCGGCCAGGTCTAGCTGGGGACACTGGTTTCAACAAAAGATAagggaagagggaaaaggaaaagggaaaaaggaggaaaagtaCAAACAGGGAACTGGATCTTTACATACCCACACAGGGATCTGCCTCAACGGCATGCCAATTTTCTTCACATATTTCTTTCAAGCATGCAAACATTTTGCATCAATCTGGCGTTCAAGGGGGGCTTCAACCGGGCAAATTCATATAACAGCGAGGATCTCAACATCAAGGCGGGGGGCGGCGAGAAATCTACTTCTTCAGAAAAAAACACAGTATGGCATGTTTGTCTATATAATCTCTCATTATATCCCCTTTTGGCGTTCGCTATGTTGCTTGCTTCCAACCTTAATGCATCAACATTCCTCTCAGTCCATGCTTAACTTTTTCGGGGGCGATTTGGTTTGGAGGAGAAAGACAACAAGAAAGAGACTGGAAGGGAAGGTCCAACTCTACCATCGCCTGGGTAAATGTAGAGCTTTAGACACAGGTAGATATTTTCAGCTCATAATTTTCAAGGTTCGTCTCATAGGACTGGCATGAGATGGACTTATCACATCCAGCTTTGTCCTTTTTGATCTCGGTATCATATGATCCAACAGCTAACACACCCAATCGCCGAACGCCCAAGAAAACATCGTGTCCATCACAACACCCTCCTCACAACCTTGCCaacctcccccctctccacCGCGTCTACTCTCGCACTCACCACCTTCCACAACTCCtccgccacctcctccacgcTCGCGCTCGCATCAATAACATgcaaatcctcctcctcctgcctAAACGCATACTCCCTATCAATATGCGGACCGCCCGCAGCCCCAGCCAGTGGCGTCGGCGCTCCAACCGCCACCTCTTCCATCTCCGTTGGTCCTTCGGCAAGCATGACCGCTTCCCTCTTAttcacctcctccccaccccGTTTCTTCTCACCCCCCGTCCCAGCACCACCCAAGGCCGAAACACCACCAACCGGCACCGTCACCGTCCCCACCCTCCCCAGCGACAATCCCCAGAACAACTCCCTTACTCGGCGCTGCATCTCGGCTTTCTCGTAGAGCTCGTGGCCCCACCCGCCGCGCAAGCGCGCTTGTTCTtcgtcgaggtcgaggaagaggaccaGGTCGGGACGCGGGAGACCGATTTCGGGGGCGCGCGCCCAGGATAAGGAGAGGGAAGGGTTTTGTTTGGCGGCCGAGTAGACGATGCCCGAGTGGTAGTAGCGGTCGAGAATGAGGGTGGTGCCTTGGGATAGTTCCGAGGTGATTTTCTTTCTGGTTAATTGAAAAGAACTTGTtagtctgtctgtctgtctgtctgtttgTATATGTACCACCCCAATCCaaaagaggggaaaaaagaaaaaaaaaaagaaaaaaaaagaaaacatacACAGCCTCCCATCGATTGGCACTAAACAGCAAGTGAATAACATGATCGTCCATTTGCGCCTGCGACTTGAGGTACGAATCGATCATCTGGCCTATGGGCGTGGTTCGGTCGGGAAATCGCATGGTCTTGACTTTTTTCCCGGCTTTCAGAAAGCGGTCCTCCAAAAGCTTGACTTGGGTCGTTTTGCCGCTGCGATCGAGTCCCTCGATGACTATTAGGGCGCCGCGGGCaatggggttgttgttgccgccATACTGGGTGGCTGGCGTTGGGTctgtggttgttgaggcCATTGTGTGGTCTGCTTCCGGGATTATGTTTGTGTGAGGTATCAATTGATCTTGCAACAGATTGGAGGGATGGTTAAAAAGGAGTTGAGAGGGTGGAACTGGAAGGTGGGACGGACTGAATTGATGCAAGTGTTGATGCGATGATGGACGACCTGGTGATGGACTCGACCCAAGCTCTTATCGTGCGATAAGATGACGGAGTGGGACAGCAAGGTTCGCGGGGGACGGGAGGAAGCTGCAGTTGTAAGTGGACAATTCTGGGGGGAAGGTGCGCACTGTCTCGGGTCAGCTCCAGTCACAGCGCTCACAGTGGCCGGGGACAGTTGAGGGCCGGCAATACCTCTAAGCCTGCCGGGGCTGTTGATGGGCAGGTGACAGAAAAGTGCTGCGGAATGTCTCGCAGCTGCCAACCTTGtactatgtagaggtacgcACGCTTTGTGACCGGGGCATCATGATATTTGGGGGTTTCCGCTTTGGGTTGCGACTTCCTCATCGCCTGGGAGACATGATGATGGCGGTGGACAATATTCTTGAAGTTGGAAAACTTCCATTCTCTGGCGAAACCAATATATCCTTCCGTTGTTCAAACGCATTTTTTTCTGTTCATCTGTCCATCACCAATCCGTTCATGTCAACACTGAAACCCGCTCCCGCGAAACCTCCGACTCCCCAGCTCCGAGTCTGACGGTACCAGTTCACCCTCAGGGAACGGTTACCTGGACATTCTCATCTCAGTTCAAGATTTCCTGAGAAAAAAACATGTCACAAGATGTACTAAATCCCAAAGTATCTCAATTTACAATTTGCGGATGGACATCGCACCTTGACAAGCTCTGCGGGCGCAATTGTTCGCAGCTCGACTGCTCTCCTTGATACTCGTCTTTGGGTCACTGGAGCAAATCTTGGCCTTTCCAAGCCGTTGGAGCCTTGGGAGTTGCTCAGATGATCCTCTAAGATCGGGAAATGATTATGGGTGGGAAAGAACATCAAGGAAAACGTCCACAGTTCGGATACGTCGCGCCGTTCAAGCCGCTCTGTCGCTGAGTGCCGATAGCCCAGAACTCAGACAATGCCCAAAACACCGAAAGTTGCTAGAGCCAGCCGCAACATgattcatcatcctcctcctcctcctcctcctcggccaaTGTGGTCTTCAGAAGACTTCGGCTTGTCATGACGACCTGAAAATATCCAACTATTTGCTGGGAGTGTTGCTGTGCAGCTCTTCTACCCTCCCGCTCTTCGGCGCCATCATCAGTACGCTTCAAATCCGACATCATCGACCCACTGATCATGAACATAGAGTTGCAACGGGAGCGCATTTGAGGTTTGGCGTCTTGGGTTCTGAACCATTGCATTGGTCACCACGCTCAACCCTCCCAGGGCCTTCCTTGTCATACCGGGTAAGCGTCAAACCTGCGATGTCCCGCATGAAAACTGCCGCTGACAAGGCCTAGATTGTGCGCCGGCGTATTTTTTGGCGTCCTTCTCCTCACCCGTCGACCCTACGGCCTTGACTTGTTCTGAGATGACCACCGGCAAGGATATGCGAGGTCCTGTATCTGATGATATCCAGTCATCGCTCAAGactccgaggaggaggacgcgGAGAGAATGCCCTTTGGGTACCCGCCCATTGGGAACGAGAATCGGCGATGATAACACCGACTGGCTCGAGGCTCCCCAGCCGGAGACGTTCTGGAAAAAAGCCTCGGCAACCAAGAAAGTGGCCTTGCCCATCCACTGCCCTAGGAGCCTAGTTGTGGGTACGTAGAGTACGCCATCCTGCAGCGACCCAGGCCTTACGTCCCACCTCCCCTCCCGACAGCGTCGTGAATGCCCCAGTGCCAACCACGTGGTATTATCTGTCAGTTCTTCCCGCTTCTATCAAACTGTCAAGAGCATTAGATTACGGTGGTTCACACGCGGAGATGGGTCGGGGACGCTGCGATCCGCCACTGAAAGCAGTACCATCGCATCCAGACGGACCAGGCAAGGAAAGACGTCCATCCACGGTCATCATTCATGCACCTGTCAACCACCATCGTCGAGTTGAAGGATCGTGTGCTGCGATCACAGTCTCGGTCTCGCTTCGTGGCACATCTTCAGTTGGCTGTCTCAGCTGCTTTCGGATTTCCCTGAGAGATATCATCTGCTCCAACCATCTTCAATATGTAACTCAAGTGATGAAACCGCCTCAGGAGAGCATTGGGCATCATCGCATCTCGACTACAGGACGACGAGACATTGAACCCGATCTGGAAGCTCACCTGAACCAGCTTGGAGCTGAAGAGGGCAAGAAAGCTTCAGAAGAGGTGCCACGAAGTCCAGATAACATATAGATGCTGCTGCGAGGCTTACCACACCGGCCCAGACGGGCATTCTGAGCGAGCCATGTCCCCGGGAACGCTAGCCGGGGTTTTCCAAGTGGTGCGAGATGGCTTGAGTGGGTGCTCCTGTCATCACTGCTTTGCATACAATCACCGCGGGGAAGTGAGAGTGCTGTAGCGGTTGGCTTGCATGATGCCCTTTGCCCCAGAGTTGAGTTGGAGAGTCTGAAGCTGGCATCATCTCTAGCTTTACCCACGGACACTGGGAGAGACTAACAAAGTACAAGCAAATGTTAAGGGAAAACTCAAGCACACAGCTTTACTTCTCGTGCACAATTAAGCTTATGAAGAAGGTAGTGCTCGAAACGTCGCTGTCATTGCTAAAGACGGAATTTCAGGGGCAATTTCTCTGCTCGACCACTagcagggttagggttgcaCGACAATGCGCCCCATCCCCTGCATATGTCACCGGGAGACAGACACTGCGAAGTTCGCCCatatttttttctcttctttcctccatTTATAacttcaaaaaaaaaagtctccACATGATGAGCGGGTCTAATTCGACACCATGTCCTTCTGATACAAGAAGCCTGGTTGCTTTCACAATAGTTCAGCTCAAGCTTGAAGGAAATCCAACTAAAGAGCCGCACAAGGGCCATGCCATTTGCCTAGGAGCCTTCATGATAACCAGATATGGGAGTGCCCATTCAGCGAAGAATTCAACGTCCAAAGCGTGATACCGACACAATGTCCTAGACATGTGTAAGGGATAGCAGTACCAGCATTACCGCTGTGCAAGAGATGTGTGAGCAAGTGAGACAAGGCAAGGTGTTCCCGCAACATCGAGCAATGGGGGAGCAATGAAAGTGTCTCAAGAGCTAAAGTGCTTGCAGATGGCTAAAGTGGTTGCAGATGGCTAAAGTGGTTGCAGATAACGCCTTGAGCTACAGAGTTCATAAAGGCCAAATGTCGTCGAACACTGCCTGTACACAGTAGGCAAGTTTGTTCGAGGATCAGGGCGACTACCGGTTCAGCGAGATCTTGTGTACCTAACGTTGTCCAAATGTGACGGCACAGCAAGGTCGAGACATCTCGAAGCATGTCGAGATATCCGGGGCACAAGGATTGGGCGCCAGAGGAGTACAAGACTGGTGAAGGGGTGGACGGCGATGAGATCTGATAGGGAACCACGAACAGTCTCATGTCTGAACTTGGCTAACAGGTCGTTGTACTACCATGGCCGTTGGTAAGAAGATGATGCCTCCATTGCTGCCGTGACCTGACTGGAACCTAGTCTACTTACGCCATGGTCGGGGCCTAGATGCATGAGGACCTCTACGGCCCGGATGGCTGCTCTTCATTAAGCAGAAGAATGGACATTCATCTCGTTCAGCCGCCAGCCGAGCGCATTGGGTTCGGGAATCTCCACGGACTGATGATATGTTGCTCCCTGACGGGATGAAAGACCAGAGAATGCTGCATAAATTGTAGTGTACGGGCCAGACAATGGCTGCCCTTTTGCATTTCCGCGATGGCCCGCATTTGCGAAGGTGGAAACCTACCCTGCACAAGGAAGTGGTGTGGGGCAGCCACTTTAACGCCTGCGGGGCCTGAGACGCGGTGCGGTGCGGTGTTCCCCGCGCGGGCGTGTGTGAGGCGGGAACATGGAAGGGGCACCATGCCGTTTC is a genomic window containing:
- a CDS encoding thymidylate kinase; translation: MASTTTDPTPATQYGGNNNPIARGALIVIEGLDRSGKTTQVKLLEDRFLKAGKKVKTMRFPDRTTPIGQMIDSYLKSQAQMDDHVIHLLFSANRWEAVKKITSELSQGTTLILDRYYHSGIVYSAAKQNPSLSLSWARAPEIGLPRPDLVLFLDLDEEQARLRGGWGHELYEKAEMQRRVRELFWGLSLGRVGTVTVPVGGVSALGGAGTGGEKKRGGEEVNKREAVMLAEGPTEMEEVAVGAPTPLAGAAGGPHIDREYAFRQEEEDLHVIDASASVEEVAEELWKVVSARVDAVERGEVGKVVRRVL
- the gch-1 gene encoding GTP cyclohydrolase 1, giving the protein MAQETTRDGSDSPSGSVSPPIANGTNNKKDKKSSKKRAHSSGERRSSVSKPARDPSDKPEESPSKKKKRKTTSSTAAAAVPSTITEEVSPSTSVTRSPSPVIDFDGLSRPSRGTRERLEETEAQKQERLDKMKGAVRTLLECIGEDPDREGLLATPERYAKAMLFLTKGYQENVRDIVNGAIFQEGHNEMVIVKDIEVFSMCEHHLVPFTGKMHIGYIPSNAVIGISKLPRIAELFARRLQIQERLTKEVANAIMEILKPQGVAVVMESSHLCMVMRGVQKTTSSTITSCVLGCFESREKTRLEFLSLIGVNR